One part of the Capra hircus breed San Clemente chromosome 4, ASM170441v1, whole genome shotgun sequence genome encodes these proteins:
- the CNPY1 gene encoding protein canopy homolog 1: MNDYRLEEDPVTKERTFKRFAPRKGDKIYQEFKKFYFYSDAYRPLKFACETIIEEFEDEIFSLVTQEAHQLADALCGGKSGLCETPTKHTEL; this comes from the exons ATGAATGACTACAGACTCGAAGAAGACCCCGTGACCAAGGAGAGGACTTTCAAGAGATTTGCTccgaggaaaggagacaaaatataccaagaatttaaaaaattctatttttattcagATGCTTACAGACCGTTGAAATTCGCG TGCGAGACTATAATAGAAGAGTTCGAAGATGAAATATTTTCGCTTGTCACCCAGGAGGCACACCAGCTCGCTGACGCACTGTGCGGTGGAAAGTCAG GTCTGTGTGAAACGCCCACTAAGCATACTGAACTCTAG